The sequence below is a genomic window from Sporanaerobacter acetigenes DSM 13106.
TTTTAGAATATTTGTCTACTTCATCCTTTATAGCTTGAAAAATCCTAGGATGAACTATACTATTTAATCTTTTTCTCATATTTCCATCTTGAAATGTCAATTTTCCTAACTCTATTCTATCAATAGACAAATCTTCATTTAATATTCTTTCTCCAAACTCATCTACAATATCCATATATGCAGGTTCTCCTACACATACTACTTTTCTTGCTATTTTATCTGCATCTATGACCTTAAATCCTTTTCCCATTAAAAGGTTTGTAACTGTACTCTTACCTGAAGCAATTCCTCCAGTTAAACCAATTATCTTGCAACTACTTTGTTTCATACCAGCTATCTCCCATCATTATATCTACTTTCAATGGCACATTTAGTTTTATAGAGCTTTCCATTGTATTCTTTAGAATTTCTTTTACCTCATCTTTTTCATCTTTATATGTCTCTATGATGAGTTCATCATGAACTTGAAGTATAAGCTTGGATTTTAAATTTCTCAATTTAAGTTCTTTATATACCCTTACCATGGCAACTTTTATAATATCTGCCGCACTTCCTTGAATAGGAGTATTCATGGCAACTCTTTCTCCAAAAGATCTGACTACATAGTTTCTAGATTTCAATTCAGGAAGATATCTTCTCCTATTCAATATAGTTTCTACATAGCCTTCTTTCTTCCCAGATTCCACGATTTCCTCCATGTACTCCTTTACTTTCTTGTAATTTTTCAGATAATTGTCTATATATTCTTTTGCCTCTTTTCTAGAGATATTTAAATCCCTTGACAATCCATAGTCACTAATTCCATATACAATTCCAAAATTCACTGCTTTTGCTCTGCTTCTCATAATAGATGTGACTTCTTCTTTAGGTACATTAAATACTTCACTAGCAGTTTTGGTATGAATATCTTCATTGTTATAAAATGCTTCTTTTAATTTTGGATCATCTGAAATATGAGCCAATACTCTCAATTCAATTTGTGAATAATCCCCATCTATTAAAATATAATCTTCATCCTGTGGAACAAAA
It includes:
- the coaE gene encoding dephospho-CoA kinase (Dephospho-CoA kinase (CoaE) performs the final step in coenzyme A biosynthesis.), with protein sequence MKQSSCKIIGLTGGIASGKSTVTNLLMGKGFKVIDADKIARKVVCVGEPAYMDIVDEFGERILNEDLSIDRIELGKLTFQDGNMRKRLNSIVHPRIFQAIKDEVDKYSKIEKFIFLDIPLLVEELEKIKAKGINIDEIWLVYVDEKTQLERLKKRDGFSDEEALARMRAQMSMEYKKKYADKIINNSGSLEELKEKVEILTKSLK